The Clostridia bacterium genomic sequence CAAATGAAATTTTTTCTTTTTGCGGTACGGTGTACACCGCTTGAATCTTCTTATCTCCCACTTTAACGCTTACATCCACATTGTAAACAGGCAGAATTTCTTCTACAATTTCAATGCCGTCACCGCGCTTAATGGGCGATGCATACAAAAGATGATTTCTGAAAAATGTACCGCAATCTACTAAAGTGGTAATGCCTTTGGATGGAAGATTGGTCTGCACGCGCTTATTATCGCCAAGCAGACGATTTAAGGCGAAATGCACAATTTCCTTTGCAATCAGTGCGCCATGCACCGCATATTCTTCAAAGATGTTCCACGGAATAACAATACCGTCTTTTCCCTCTACAACGCCTGCACCGTAGCTTTCGCCTGAAGACGGCGAATGACGGTGTGAACAGAAATGTTCACAGGTTCTGTTAAAGAACGGCTTGATATGCCCTGCAAGTTCTTCACCACCGGCAAGCTCAATTTTCTGTGATTGACTGTAAATGACATAGTCGGTTTTATATAAGGTTTTCAAATCTTCTTTTACACGCAGGTAGTCGGGGTTGTATTCCGATTCACATATATATTTCGCACCAAAATCAAGTGCATATGCCGTTTTTTCTTTGTTCACGCCCGAGATACCCGTCGCAAGCACTTTACCGCCGTTGGCTGTAAATTCTTTTAATTTTGCAGCAAGTTTTTCGTCCAGCAAAATGGTGTCAGGTAAAATAACCACCTTGTATTTGGAGAGGTCCGTGTCGGTATCTGCTACATCAAAAAGGTATTGCCCTTCCAGCAAAATACGTCCTGCACCGGAATTTCCGTTGAAATTTCTGCCGATTTTATCAAAATCGGGATGATCATAGTATTCCATAACCGCTTCCTGGGATAAAAGAGCAATTTCAGAACAGAATTCCCCTTCCTGAAGCCAGGGCTCAATTGCTTCCACTTCGGCATAAGCTTCACCTATAGTTTTATATGTTGCTTCGTCCATTTCGCCCGAGGGATGCAACTGATCGCCCACCGAAACACAGGCACCGTTTGCAATAGAAAGTGCCGCTTCAAACCGAAGTGCATTCGGATGTTTAAAACCACCAAACTCACCCCAGGATTTATGGAATTTGCCTGTCATTCCCAGATAATCCATACCGAGAATTCTTGCATAAGCGGCAGACAACGGAAAATGGTCATACCCCCAACCGCCGGTAGGCAAGCTTTCCAGTTCCAGATGTGTATTCATTTCTGCAATGTACCGCTTACCTGCTGTAATGTGTCCTGCATTATGGAACACGGGATGCCCCGGTTTTACTGCATCTATCGTTTCACGCACACGACGGGTGTAATTTGCGTATACTTCTTCAGCAAGCGCCTGTGCTTTTTCTTCATCCTCTACTGCCCAACCCCGTTCCTGCATAGTTTGCAGACAGCTTTTGCAGTAGCATTTATGTACGCCCACAATATCTAAGAAAATACCGTCTCCGTCATAACGCTGAAGCACTTCAGTAATCTGGTCAAGCAACGTATCTAAATAAGGCGTATTCATACATAGTCTGTGATAGTGCGGGAAAGAAAAGTCCGGCTCGGTATCCGGAATTCCCAATGCAATTTCATCCTTATGAGAAACTGCATACTTTTCATCCAGCCCTGCAGACAAATAGATAGGTGTTTTTACACCGATTTCCTTTGCCGCTTCAATCTCGGCGCCCAACAAATCAAATTTTAAATGCGGATGGGTTTGATTGGCGTTGGACGGATGGTATGCCCAGCCGTGATGACACTTAGAAAAAATCGTAATGGAATCCACATGTCCTGTTTTAAGCATTTTTTGAAAATTTTCTTTAGAAAATTTCACACCAATATTTTCTATATGTTCCGAGGTGTGAAAATCCAGATGTACTTGTCTTTTGCGCATAATAAACATCTCCCATTTTTCATGTTACTGTTATTGTAACACAAAGAAACGCTTTCCGCAATGTTTAAAAACGCGTTTTCTTGTTCAAAATTGCCTTTTTTAAAGAATAATACAAATCAGTCCGCCACTTCCCTCATTGATAATGCGCTGTAAGGTTTCCTGCAGCTTCATCTGCGCATCATCCGGCATGTGCGAAAGTTTATTGTGCAAGCCTTCGTTTACAAGCTCATGCAAGGTTTTACCAAAAATATTGGATTGCCAGATTTTGGTCGGCTCATTGTCAAACTCCTGCAACAGATAATGCACAAGCTCCTCCGATTGCTTTTCCGTACCTACAATCGGACTCACTTCGGTTTCTACCACAGCTTGCACCATGTGAATGGAGGGTGCACTGGCGCGGAGACGCACACCAAACCTTCCGCCCTGCTTGATAATTTCAGGCTCTTCCAAATGCAGTTCCTCAATGGATGGTGTTACGATACCATACCCTTTTTGTTTGACTTCCTGCAACGCATTTGCCACTTTATCATATTCTTTCTTCATATCTGCTAAAGACCGCATCAAAGAAATCAGATCGGCCTGCCCGTCAATTGCAAAACCGGAGGACTCCCCAAGTATTTTATA encodes the following:
- a CDS encoding beta-galactosidase trimerization domain-containing protein; this translates as MRKRQVHLDFHTSEHIENIGVKFSKENFQKMLKTGHVDSITIFSKCHHGWAYHPSNANQTHPHLKFDLLGAEIEAAKEIGVKTPIYLSAGLDEKYAVSHKDEIALGIPDTEPDFSFPHYHRLCMNTPYLDTLLDQITEVLQRYDGDGIFLDIVGVHKCYCKSCLQTMQERGWAVEDEEKAQALAEEVYANYTRRVRETIDAVKPGHPVFHNAGHITAGKRYIAEMNTHLELESLPTGGWGYDHFPLSAAYARILGMDYLGMTGKFHKSWGEFGGFKHPNALRFEAALSIANGACVSVGDQLHPSGEMDEATYKTIGEAYAEVEAIEPWLQEGEFCSEIALLSQEAVMEYYDHPDFDKIGRNFNGNSGAGRILLEGQYLFDVADTDTDLSKYKVVILPDTILLDEKLAAKLKEFTANGGKVLATGISGVNKEKTAYALDFGAKYICESEYNPDYLRVKEDLKTLYKTDYVIYSQSQKIELAGGEELAGHIKPFFNRTCEHFCSHRHSPSSGESYGAGVVEGKDGIVIPWNIFEEYAVHGALIAKEIVHFALNRLLGDNKRVQTNLPSKGITTLVDCGTFFRNHLLYASPIKRGDGIEIVEEILPVYNVDVSVKVGDKKIQAVYTVPQKEKISFVQNGDTVSYTLPKLENHQVVILDTKTLG